In Ruminiclostridium papyrosolvens DSM 2782, the following proteins share a genomic window:
- the flgK gene encoding flagellar hook-associated protein FlgK, protein MAVGFSSYEIARSGLKVSERGLFVTGHNLSNIQTPGFTRQQAIIETNPYITEYGKNGKLFQYGLGADIQETRQIRHTFLDIVYRQENTIQGYWDTRSKAFHDVEAILNDPMGDGLQGVMNKFWDSWQELSKEPESLTARAMVRQRGQELVYYYNHIGNQLDKQQNDLNSEIQVRINEVNSITSQIAKLNTQIASQEINGDKANDYRDQRNLLLDRLSILCDAEINEMQDGQMDVTLGGYYLVTRGQSKNLYVHANAEDGEFFYPKLEGTDIKINVKSGILKGLMEARGEVPGIKGSTENGTPNYRADITFAIDVSAGNDFTTLKNSLSKYIDQLKKSGLDYNVRFITMGATSDVYNKTYDKNNIDSMLTDLTASALLEEGSATDGSFKDLVDKLTALNNAPAGFREDAEKYTYVFTNKSINGDSPAADAFIGDAVNYVNSLKAMNMKVNVITNPAYYTNGKPDASSNPEAGWSIIASGTGGSLANINGSLAGYESMFKGWNDNLVQTVKDALGNIPPSLNIVSDIKTKLNAMLNRMVNEINALQMSGTTLDGKTGVAFFEVIDSNYPFEMGNLKLSDALLSDSGLNNITASKTGAKGDNTVAKQISNLRDVDILVNSTGNVSIDEYYRNLILELGNGGMEADRIATSQATVVNAVDAQRDAISGVSMDEEMSNMMKYKFAYDASSRVLNVMDSMMETIITSLGKVGR, encoded by the coding sequence ATGGCTGTAGGATTTTCCAGTTATGAAATAGCGCGATCCGGATTGAAGGTTAGTGAGAGAGGATTGTTTGTTACGGGGCACAACCTGTCTAACATTCAAACACCCGGCTTTACCCGGCAGCAGGCAATTATCGAGACAAATCCTTATATTACCGAGTACGGTAAAAATGGTAAATTATTTCAATATGGGTTAGGTGCGGATATTCAGGAAACAAGGCAGATTCGCCACACTTTTCTGGATATAGTGTACAGACAGGAAAATACTATTCAGGGGTATTGGGATACCAGAAGCAAAGCATTTCATGATGTAGAAGCTATTCTGAATGACCCTATGGGAGATGGTCTGCAGGGAGTTATGAATAAATTCTGGGACTCTTGGCAGGAACTGAGTAAGGAACCTGAGAGCCTCACTGCCAGAGCTATGGTAAGGCAGAGAGGACAGGAACTGGTATACTATTATAACCATATAGGCAATCAGTTGGATAAACAGCAAAATGACCTTAATTCAGAGATTCAGGTTCGTATTAATGAGGTCAATAGTATAACAAGTCAGATAGCAAAGCTGAATACACAAATAGCATCACAGGAAATAAACGGTGACAAGGCCAACGACTATAGAGACCAAAGGAACCTTTTGCTGGACAGACTCTCAATTCTGTGTGACGCAGAAATAAATGAGATGCAGGACGGTCAGATGGATGTGACTCTGGGGGGGTATTATCTGGTTACCCGCGGACAATCAAAGAATCTGTATGTTCATGCAAATGCGGAGGACGGAGAGTTTTTCTATCCCAAACTTGAAGGAACTGATATAAAGATAAATGTAAAGAGCGGAATTTTGAAGGGCTTAATGGAAGCCAGAGGAGAGGTTCCCGGAATTAAGGGAAGTACTGAAAACGGAACTCCGAATTATAGGGCTGATATAACCTTTGCAATTGATGTGTCAGCAGGGAATGATTTTACAACCCTAAAGAATTCATTATCAAAATATATAGATCAACTGAAAAAGTCCGGTCTTGACTATAATGTAAGATTTATAACCATGGGAGCTACCTCAGATGTTTATAATAAGACATATGACAAAAACAATATTGACAGCATGTTAACAGATTTGACGGCCAGTGCTTTATTAGAAGAAGGGTCAGCAACTGACGGCAGCTTTAAAGATTTAGTTGATAAATTGACTGCTTTGAATAATGCTCCTGCAGGGTTCAGAGAGGATGCTGAAAAGTATACCTACGTATTTACAAATAAGAGTATAAATGGGGACAGCCCAGCAGCGGATGCATTTATCGGGGATGCTGTAAACTATGTGAACAGCTTGAAAGCCATGAATATGAAGGTTAACGTAATAACAAACCCAGCTTATTATACAAATGGAAAACCCGATGCTTCAAGTAATCCTGAGGCCGGATGGTCAATCATTGCCTCGGGAACAGGAGGAAGTCTGGCTAATATAAATGGTAGTTTAGCAGGCTATGAGAGTATGTTTAAAGGATGGAATGATAATTTGGTACAGACAGTAAAAGATGCTCTGGGAAATATCCCTCCATCATTAAATATAGTGTCGGATATAAAAACTAAGCTAAATGCAATGCTGAATAGAATGGTTAATGAAATAAATGCTCTTCAGATGTCAGGTACGACTTTGGATGGTAAAACGGGTGTAGCATTCTTTGAAGTAATAGACAGTAACTATCCATTTGAGATGGGAAACCTGAAGTTAAGCGATGCATTATTAAGCGATAGCGGATTAAATAATATAACAGCATCAAAGACAGGTGCAAAAGGTGATAATACAGTAGCAAAACAGATTTCAAACCTGAGAGATGTTGACATTCTGGTAAACAGCACAGGAAATGTAAGCATTGACGAGTATTATAGAAATCTTATTCTTGAACTTGGAAATGGCGGCATGGAGGCCGACAGGATTGCCACAAGTCAGGCAACAGTTGTAAATGCCGTTGACGCTCAGCGTGATGCAATTTCGGGAGTATCTATGGATGAAGAGATGTCAAATATGATGAAGTATAAGTTTGCATACGATGCTTCTTCCAGAGTTCTTAATGTAATGGATTCAATGATGGAAACTATTATAACCTCTTTAGGTAAGGTCGGAAGATAA
- the flgK gene encoding flagellar hook-associated protein FlgK has protein sequence MQQSFFGLNIALSGLYTAQRNLDTVGHNLSNATTPGYSRQQTIQSASNPLAVLDGTGMVGTGSQATGVQRIRDSYLDFKYWSENVASGEWSKKAELMGEIQVTFNEPSKSGFVKIMEGFFDSLQELSKDPSSGAARALVVQKATTLTKYFNNTATHFEQFQNDLNDQVKTDVDQINIIASQIQLLNKQIYNYELTSGTANDLRDSRTKLVDQLSKLANIQAKEISYGKLPNGEDDVHFQITLGGKTLVDHFSSTKLNVVQRTTKLNAEDIGNLYDIKWEDGNSVNISGGELRGLLDVRDGKDGIDGTPIYKGVPYYQKKLNEFVQTFAIAFNEGYTKTNSGYAHTDVGHIDGYGYDPDLTDANTAPTGIRFFTMLGVGNTPISSADLIAGVTVGKSDPDYINQVAQQYKQITAKNFSVSSDIIDNPNNIAASETTGQNGNTGVLKKLMGIRTNQSLFKEGAPEDFMKSLVAGMGIDAQQAETFAITQDTLVRQVDNRRMSVSGVNLNEEMTNMIKFQQSYNAAARMIVTMGQIYDTLINKLGVG, from the coding sequence ATGCAGCAAAGCTTTTTTGGTTTGAATATCGCGTTAAGCGGACTTTACACCGCACAAAGAAATCTGGACACAGTTGGGCATAACCTTTCAAATGCAACAACACCCGGATACTCCAGGCAACAGACCATACAAAGTGCATCCAATCCTTTGGCGGTTTTGGATGGAACTGGTATGGTAGGCACTGGCTCCCAGGCAACCGGCGTACAGAGAATCAGAGATTCGTATCTGGATTTCAAGTATTGGAGCGAAAATGTAGCCAGCGGTGAATGGAGTAAGAAGGCTGAACTTATGGGTGAAATTCAAGTTACTTTTAACGAACCCTCCAAAAGCGGATTTGTTAAAATAATGGAAGGCTTTTTTGATTCGTTACAGGAACTGTCAAAGGACCCTTCAAGTGGAGCTGCACGTGCTTTAGTCGTTCAGAAAGCTACCACATTGACTAAATACTTCAACAATACAGCCACTCATTTTGAGCAGTTTCAAAATGATTTAAATGACCAGGTTAAAACTGATGTCGACCAGATTAATATAATTGCATCCCAAATTCAGCTTTTGAACAAGCAGATTTATAACTATGAGCTTACAAGCGGTACGGCAAATGATTTAAGGGATTCCAGAACCAAGTTGGTTGACCAGCTTTCAAAGCTTGCAAATATACAGGCAAAAGAGATTTCTTATGGCAAACTTCCAAACGGAGAAGATGATGTACATTTTCAGATTACGTTGGGAGGAAAAACACTGGTAGACCACTTCAGTTCAACTAAACTTAATGTAGTCCAGAGAACTACCAAACTCAATGCTGAGGACATTGGAAATCTTTATGATATAAAATGGGAAGACGGCAACAGCGTAAACATTTCAGGAGGAGAACTCCGGGGATTACTGGATGTAAGAGACGGAAAGGATGGCATAGACGGTACTCCCATATACAAAGGAGTTCCTTACTATCAGAAAAAGCTGAATGAATTTGTTCAAACATTTGCTATAGCCTTTAATGAAGGATATACAAAAACAAATTCGGGATATGCCCATACTGATGTAGGACATATTGACGGATATGGTTATGACCCCGACTTAACAGATGCTAATACTGCACCTACAGGTATAAGGTTTTTCACAATGTTAGGAGTAGGGAATACACCTATAAGCAGTGCGGATTTAATAGCGGGGGTTACTGTAGGCAAATCAGACCCTGATTATATAAATCAAGTTGCCCAACAGTATAAACAAATAACTGCAAAGAACTTTAGTGTAAGCAGTGACATAATAGATAATCCCAATAATATTGCTGCATCAGAGACAACTGGTCAAAATGGGAATACAGGTGTTCTGAAAAAATTAATGGGTATCAGAACAAACCAGAGCCTCTTCAAAGAGGGTGCACCGGAAGATTTTATGAAATCACTGGTTGCGGGTATGGGTATAGATGCACAGCAGGCAGAGACCTTTGCCATAACTCAGGATACTTTAGTCAGGCAGGTTGATAACAGAAGAATGTCAGTTTCAGGGGTAAACTTAAACGAAGAAATGACAAATATGATTAAATTCCAGCAGTCATATAATGCAGCTGCCAGAATGATAGTAACTATGGGTCAAATATACGATACACTTATTAACAAGTTAGGGGTGGGCTAA
- the flgL gene encoding flagellar hook-associated protein FlgL: MRITNNMLISNMLTALGNNESRMSKYQNQLYTGKKIQLPSDDPIVAARALKLRTDVSKIEQYQKNLGDAQSWVDATDAALAQIGNILKRAKELSTQAANGTNSSSETGDIGQEMKQLKVQLVHIANSTYSGRYMFSGFQTDQKLIEDDETSTDFGKFKIGVNIVPEKIQFEIGEGDNININVTGGDVFNSGSNAVYGNEPSMIALFTNVIADLDSGNNTGVRNQLDKFDEQVDNLLRVRADIGARQNRIDLSADRMSNDLVNMTDLMSKNEDADPAETIMNLKMEENVYQASLAGGARIIQQTLVDFLR, encoded by the coding sequence ATGAGAATAACTAATAATATGTTGATTTCAAATATGTTAACGGCCTTGGGGAATAACGAAAGCCGTATGAGTAAGTATCAAAATCAATTATATACCGGAAAGAAAATCCAGCTACCTTCTGATGACCCTATCGTTGCGGCCAGAGCATTGAAATTGAGAACAGATGTTTCAAAGATAGAGCAGTACCAGAAAAATCTGGGGGATGCGCAATCCTGGGTAGATGCTACGGATGCAGCACTGGCGCAAATCGGAAATATACTAAAACGTGCAAAGGAACTTTCTACTCAAGCTGCAAACGGCACTAATTCCTCATCAGAGACAGGTGATATAGGTCAGGAAATGAAACAATTAAAAGTTCAGTTGGTGCATATTGCCAACTCCACGTATAGCGGAAGATATATGTTTTCAGGATTTCAAACTGATCAAAAATTAATAGAAGATGATGAAACCAGCACTGATTTTGGAAAATTTAAAATTGGTGTTAATATAGTACCGGAAAAAATTCAGTTTGAAATTGGTGAAGGTGATAATATAAATATCAATGTGACCGGAGGAGATGTTTTTAACAGCGGGTCGAATGCTGTTTATGGGAATGAGCCGTCAATGATTGCTCTTTTTACCAATGTTATAGCTGATTTGGACTCAGGTAATAATACAGGTGTAAGAAATCAACTGGACAAGTTTGATGAACAGGTTGATAATCTGCTCAGAGTCAGGGCAGATATTGGTGCAAGGCAGAACAGAATTGATTTGTCAGCAGATAGGATGAGCAATGATTTGGTTAATATGACAGATTTGATGAGCAAGAATGAGGATGCTGACCCTGCAGAGACAATTATGAATCTTAAAATGGAAGAAAATGTTTATCAGGCTTCATTGGCAGGAGGAGCTAGAATTATTCAACAAACATTGGTGGATTTTTTAAGATAA
- a CDS encoding DUF6470 family protein, producing the protein MGLSIQTTPAKISIETIDCRIERKSEMARLELKQKSPVVNIKTELPKVLIDQYECFAEEGLKNNYDLLKEQADLAYQHVMEYIGRVAEDGDAMAKIGNKANIMIDIAQRNSVTTHEFGMATMPMSRPKIDAVGGTVEFEPEPINDIGMRNGVIGTYIPAQTDFNYIPGKVNTNVVSYGSIEIKYTGNNVDSYI; encoded by the coding sequence ATGGGACTTTCTATCCAGACAACACCCGCAAAAATCTCTATTGAGACAATTGATTGCAGAATAGAGCGTAAAAGTGAGATGGCAAGATTAGAGTTGAAACAAAAGTCGCCTGTAGTTAATATTAAAACTGAATTGCCAAAAGTTTTAATTGACCAATATGAATGTTTCGCCGAAGAGGGCCTGAAAAATAATTATGATTTGCTTAAAGAACAGGCAGATTTAGCATACCAACATGTTATGGAGTACATTGGTAGAGTGGCAGAGGACGGAGATGCCATGGCCAAAATCGGGAATAAGGCAAATATAATGATTGATATTGCCCAAAGGAACTCCGTTACTACCCATGAATTCGGTATGGCTACAATGCCCATGTCAAGGCCTAAAATTGATGCTGTTGGCGGAACCGTTGAATTTGAGCCGGAGCCAATAAATGATATTGGCATGAGAAACGGGGTAATAGGAACATACATTCCGGCTCAAACGGATTTCAACTACATCCCCGGAAAAGTCAATACAAACGTGGTATCATACGGCTCCATAGAAATTAAATATACAGGCAATAATGTAGATAGTTATATTTAG
- the fliW gene encoding flagellar assembly protein FliW, whose amino-acid sequence MLLKTTHFGEIDIKDEDIIEFSKGIVGFEDIHRYGIIRNEDSDSPFSWIQAIEKPELAFAVIDPFAIKRDYDFILNDEYVKALEIEDPSQVNVFAIVVVPEDLKKISMNLKAPVIINTNNRKAAQVILDTDEYTVRHYIMDELQKQEV is encoded by the coding sequence ATGTTATTAAAAACAACACATTTTGGTGAAATAGATATAAAAGATGAAGATATAATTGAATTTAGTAAAGGTATTGTTGGATTTGAGGATATACACAGGTATGGGATTATCAGAAATGAGGATTCTGACTCGCCTTTTAGCTGGATTCAGGCCATAGAGAAACCTGAGCTTGCATTTGCAGTGATTGATCCTTTTGCCATAAAGAGGGACTACGATTTTATATTGAATGATGAATATGTTAAAGCATTGGAAATAGAAGACCCCTCACAGGTTAATGTATTTGCAATTGTAGTAGTTCCTGAGGACTTAAAAAAAATAAGTATGAACCTTAAAGCTCCTGTGATTATAAATACAAATAACAGAAAAGCAGCGCAGGTGATTTTGGATACAGATGAGTATACGGTAAGACATTATATAATGGATGAACTCCAGAAACAGGAGGTGTAG
- the csrA gene encoding carbon storage regulator CsrA produces MLVLSRKKDQSLMIGNDIELTIIDIQGDQVKIGLKAPKNVSIYRKELYLEIQEENKKAAATDIIELDSILKK; encoded by the coding sequence ATGCTTGTATTATCTAGGAAAAAAGACCAGTCACTAATGATAGGCAATGATATTGAGCTTACAATCATAGATATACAGGGAGATCAGGTTAAAATCGGCCTGAAGGCCCCCAAAAACGTGTCAATATACCGTAAGGAGTTATATCTTGAAATACAGGAAGAAAACAAAAAGGCCGCTGCAACAGATATTATAGAACTTGATTCTATACTAAAAAAATAG
- a CDS encoding flagellin, giving the protein MRINHNIAAMNTYRQLTNNTSSTSKSLEKLSSGLRINRAGDDAAGLAISEKMRGQIRGLDQASRNSQDGISMIQTGEGALATVSNILVRVKELATQAANGTYDATNDLARITEEITELGSQVEDIQKNTKFNGIALLDGSGDNIVLQVGQESSQTLTIKKTDTNLSDVVTAVKGYASWAKADDASQKIDDVETQINAVSKMRSYFGANQNRLEYNINNLDTYSENLSASESRIRDVDMAKEMMEFTKQNILSQAAQSMLAQANQQPQGVLQLLR; this is encoded by the coding sequence ATGAGAATTAATCACAATATTGCTGCAATGAATACTTACCGTCAGTTGACAAACAATACAAGTTCAACCAGTAAGTCATTAGAAAAGTTATCATCAGGTCTTCGCATCAACCGTGCAGGTGATGATGCTGCAGGCTTGGCAATCAGTGAAAAGATGAGAGGCCAGATCAGAGGTTTGGATCAGGCATCAAGAAACTCACAGGATGGTATCTCAATGATACAAACCGGTGAAGGTGCGCTGGCTACAGTTAGTAACATACTTGTTCGTGTTAAGGAGCTTGCTACACAGGCTGCAAATGGAACCTATGATGCAACAAATGACTTAGCTAGAATAACAGAAGAAATAACAGAACTTGGATCGCAGGTAGAAGATATACAGAAAAATACAAAGTTCAATGGCATCGCGTTACTTGATGGCTCAGGTGACAATATTGTTCTTCAGGTTGGACAGGAATCATCACAGACTTTGACAATTAAAAAGACAGATACAAATCTTTCTGATGTTGTTACTGCAGTTAAGGGCTATGCTAGTTGGGCTAAGGCAGATGATGCAAGCCAAAAAATTGATGATGTTGAGACACAAATAAATGCTGTAAGTAAGATGCGTTCATACTTTGGAGCAAATCAGAACAGATTGGAATACAATATAAACAATTTGGATACTTATTCCGAAAATCTTTCTGCTTCTGAATCACGTATTCGTGACGTAGATATGGCCAAGGAAATGATGGAATTCACAAAGCAGAATATTCTGTCACAGGCAGCTCAGTCAATGCTTGCTCAGGCAAATCAACAGCCACAGGGTGTTCTTCAATTACTCAGGTAA
- the fliB gene encoding flagellin lysine-N-methylase gives MTERKKVFLAPQYFRKFRCIGSDCEDSCCVGWTVNIDKETYKKYRSAQNKELRPLFDKYVTRDRSNDAGPENYAKIKMLDKEAKCPFLSDKMLCRIQLEYGEGYLSKVCTTYPRSANRVDNAIEMVTSLSCPAAAKLALLNTEIMEFDEYEDIQNASLIGSCAFNTQDKQFINKPQRYFWDIRVFTIDILQNRKYFMWERLIILGLFIEKLNKCVHENKISDIPNIIQSYNIMIEEGSFKGALDSIPADCTVQLQLIKDIIDIRVNRGVLNKIYMECYEEFLKGINYTEEATREEISINYHKAFEEYYKPYMDNHEYILENYLVNYVFARLFPFTDESIFDAYIMLVLHYAIIKVHLIGMAGYNKGLNEDIVIKLISTFTKVVDHNIVFLKDIAKQLKEKNYNTLAYMTIMIKN, from the coding sequence ATGACAGAAAGAAAGAAGGTATTTCTCGCTCCCCAGTATTTCAGAAAATTCAGGTGTATAGGCTCTGACTGCGAGGATTCTTGTTGCGTAGGTTGGACGGTTAATATTGACAAGGAAACCTATAAAAAGTATAGAAGTGCGCAGAATAAAGAGTTAAGACCTCTGTTTGATAAGTATGTAACTCGTGATAGAAGTAATGATGCGGGGCCTGAAAATTATGCAAAAATAAAAATGCTTGATAAAGAAGCTAAGTGTCCGTTCCTAAGTGATAAAATGCTTTGCAGGATACAACTGGAATATGGTGAAGGCTACCTGTCAAAGGTTTGCACAACTTACCCTAGGTCTGCAAATAGAGTGGACAATGCAATTGAAATGGTTACTTCTCTTTCCTGTCCGGCAGCGGCAAAATTGGCTCTTTTAAATACCGAAATCATGGAGTTTGATGAGTATGAAGATATTCAAAATGCTAGTTTAATAGGTTCTTGTGCATTTAATACGCAGGATAAACAGTTTATAAATAAGCCTCAGAGATATTTTTGGGACATAAGAGTATTTACCATAGATATTTTACAGAACAGAAAATATTTTATGTGGGAAAGGCTTATTATTCTAGGCCTATTTATAGAAAAACTAAATAAATGTGTGCATGAGAATAAAATAAGTGACATACCTAATATAATACAATCCTATAATATTATGATAGAAGAAGGGTCATTTAAAGGAGCGCTTGATTCTATTCCGGCTGATTGCACAGTACAATTACAGCTTATTAAGGATATTATTGATATTCGTGTGAACAGAGGAGTTCTTAATAAAATATATATGGAATGTTATGAAGAATTTTTAAAAGGAATCAATTATACTGAAGAAGCAACGAGGGAAGAAATTAGTATTAATTACCATAAGGCCTTTGAAGAATATTACAAACCATACATGGATAACCACGAATATATATTGGAAAATTATCTTGTCAATTATGTATTTGCAAGATTGTTTCCGTTTACCGATGAATCAATTTTTGATGCATATATCATGTTAGTTTTACATTATGCCATTATAAAGGTTCATCTGATTGGAATGGCAGGGTATAATAAGGGACTTAATGAAGATATTGTAATAAAGCTTATATCTACATTTACTAAAGTCGTTGATCATAATATCGTTTTTCTCAAAGATATTGCAAAGCAATTAAAGGAAAAGAACTATAATACTCTGGCATATATGACTATTATGATTAAAAATTAA
- a CDS encoding flagellar protein FlaG: MKIDGNELMSNSISSKSSNTDIQKAISTIGKPERVLTTTKSISQINNYDKDNMPVSERVVIEAIQKANKAISGGNRRFEFSIHEKTNEIVVKVFDSETNELIREIPNEKVLDMVAKICEMAGILVDERR, translated from the coding sequence ATGAAAATAGATGGAAATGAATTAATGAGTAATAGTATCAGTTCAAAAAGCAGCAATACTGATATTCAAAAAGCAATAAGTACAATAGGCAAACCTGAGAGGGTGTTGACAACTACAAAGTCAATTTCCCAAATTAACAATTATGATAAAGACAACATGCCTGTCTCTGAGAGAGTAGTTATAGAAGCAATACAAAAAGCAAATAAGGCTATTTCCGGAGGGAACAGAAGGTTTGAATTCTCCATTCATGAAAAGACAAATGAGATAGTTGTAAAGGTATTTGACTCGGAAACGAATGAGCTGATTCGTGAGATTCCTAACGAAAAGGTTTTAGATATGGTGGCAAAAATATGTGAAATGGCCGGCATATTAGTTGATGAAAGAAGGTAG
- the fliD gene encoding flagellar filament capping protein FliD — protein MNINSNTNGVQGNTNYKRVTGMVSGFDTDALVKAALAKDQARIDKIKQSRELNMWMIDAYRDVTSSLQSFYNQFFDSVSSTTNLKLTSTFSSYTAAMAAGSSSDVISVVAGGGAKAGVYSLSDIVAATYARISMGANVTNTVETGVISQAALDTMKSSSYNNIFRITLNGKTVDITLDNDSGQLSSVDALVSQLQSKLNNAFGADSSGNGKIKVENDGGKLKFTTLRNTDTFNIGTVNNEGAGKLFSAVPSATSPFVLNGGNNQFELTIGNTAKTVTVQPLAGNSTFEKAEDLKTAIQNGIDAAFGAGAGVTADIKDGKVILKADAGVKFSTGYTVNKATNEILQIDYSNTSNKVDLKAVLSDIGAGFTIDPFKNSDGTSIKNPDGTFSKNIEFTITSSKGTAAFSFDPATTSISDIMRRVNMDTTANATMSYDVTSNSFTIQAKDSGATSKLDIVDTSGGLMSSLGIAGTGAVGSDASVTVTGADGTSMTIVRPNNSFTYAGLTFNISKDLPAGADPVKVTVTSDTSKTFDTIKSFVDQYNALIDKLNSKISEKKDRGYTPLTESQKASMTADQIQKWETKAKSGLLRGNTDIQNTLDRLRSALYGSVEGVGLSLYSIGITTSTDFRQKGKLVIDESKLKEALANNPDEVTNLFTATSDKSYYKASGDSEIKKERFKESGLADRFSDIIQDAIRTTPDAKSNVGTLIMKAGQVGDVSEYTNSLIKEVLGFDRTIADLNSKLTSKENTLYAKYANMEKMLSRMSSQSNWLSSQFSSGQ, from the coding sequence ATGAATATTAACTCAAACACAAACGGAGTGCAGGGCAATACAAATTACAAAAGGGTTACCGGAATGGTATCGGGTTTTGATACCGATGCTTTAGTAAAGGCTGCACTGGCAAAGGATCAGGCGAGAATTGATAAGATAAAGCAAAGCAGAGAGCTGAATATGTGGATGATTGATGCTTATAGAGACGTCACATCATCACTGCAGAGCTTTTATAATCAATTTTTTGATAGTGTTTCTTCCACCACCAATTTGAAATTGACATCTACGTTCTCCAGCTATACCGCTGCAATGGCTGCCGGAAGTTCTTCTGACGTTATCAGTGTAGTTGCAGGTGGCGGGGCTAAAGCCGGAGTATATTCGTTATCAGATATTGTTGCAGCAACTTATGCTCGGATATCCATGGGGGCGAATGTAACTAATACTGTTGAGACAGGTGTGATTTCTCAGGCAGCTTTAGATACAATGAAAAGCTCCAGCTATAATAATATATTTAGAATAACCCTGAATGGCAAAACAGTTGATATTACCTTGGACAATGACTCAGGGCAGCTTTCCAGTGTAGATGCATTGGTTTCACAACTCCAAAGTAAATTAAACAATGCATTTGGAGCAGATTCATCAGGCAATGGAAAAATAAAGGTTGAGAATGACGGTGGGAAGCTTAAATTTACTACTCTTAGAAACACGGATACATTCAATATAGGTACCGTCAATAATGAAGGAGCAGGAAAATTGTTCAGTGCAGTACCATCGGCTACTTCCCCTTTTGTGTTAAATGGCGGCAATAATCAATTTGAGCTTACTATAGGAAATACTGCAAAAACTGTTACAGTACAGCCACTAGCCGGAAACTCCACTTTTGAAAAAGCAGAGGATTTAAAAACTGCTATTCAGAATGGAATTGATGCAGCTTTTGGAGCAGGTGCAGGTGTAACAGCAGACATAAAAGATGGGAAGGTTATACTTAAGGCCGATGCAGGTGTGAAGTTTTCTACCGGGTATACAGTTAATAAAGCAACTAATGAAATTCTTCAGATTGACTACTCCAATACATCAAATAAGGTTGATTTAAAAGCGGTGCTTTCAGATATAGGTGCAGGCTTTACAATTGACCCATTTAAAAATTCCGATGGGACATCAATTAAAAACCCGGATGGCACTTTTTCAAAAAACATAGAATTTACAATAACAAGCTCCAAGGGGACTGCGGCATTTTCCTTTGACCCTGCAACAACATCAATAAGTGATATAATGAGAAGAGTCAATATGGATACTACTGCTAATGCAACCATGAGCTATGATGTTACATCAAATAGCTTTACAATACAGGCTAAGGACTCAGGAGCCACCTCTAAGCTTGATATAGTGGATACCTCAGGAGGTCTCATGTCGTCACTGGGAATAGCCGGAACAGGTGCTGTAGGAAGTGATGCAAGTGTTACGGTTACAGGTGCGGACGGAACGTCCATGACTATAGTAAGACCCAATAATTCATTTACTTATGCAGGACTTACCTTTAATATTTCAAAGGATTTGCCTGCCGGTGCAGATCCTGTAAAAGTAACAGTGACAAGTGATACAAGTAAGACCTTCGATACTATTAAAAGTTTTGTTGATCAATATAATGCTTTAATTGATAAGCTGAATTCAAAAATAAGCGAGAAAAAAGATCGTGGTTATACACCTTTAACAGAGTCACAAAAGGCATCCATGACAGCTGATCAGATTCAAAAGTGGGAGACAAAAGCTAAATCGGGATTGCTTCGCGGCAACACTGACATACAGAATACGTTGGACAGATTGAGATCTGCTTTATATGGCTCGGTAGAGGGCGTGGGCTTAAGTTTGTATTCTATAGGCATAACTACATCCACAGATTTTCGTCAAAAGGGTAAACTTGTAATAGATGAATCAAAGCTAAAGGAAGCACTGGCTAATAACCCTGACGAGGTTACTAATCTTTTTACAGCCACTTCGGATAAGTCGTATTATAAGGCATCCGGTGATTCTGAAATCAAAAAGGAAAGATTTAAAGAATCAGGGCTTGCGGACAGATTTTCTGATATTATACAGGATGCAATCAGAACTACCCCTGATGCTAAGAGCAATGTTGGTACCTTGATAATGAAAGCCGGTCAGGTAGGGGATGTATCCGAATATACTAATTCCTTAATTAAGGAGGTCTTGGGCTTTGATAGAACAATAGCTGATTTAAATTCAAAGCTCACTTCCAAGGAAAATACACTATATGCAAAGTATGCAAACATGGAAAAAATGCTGAGCCGTATGAGTTCACAATCAAACTGGCTTTCATCCCAATTCAGTTCCGGACAATAA